The following are from one region of the Leptolyngbya iicbica LK genome:
- a CDS encoding ATP-dependent DNA helicase, producing MVRLQTSPNDVDDSAIALTAEQAEALDALQAFVTSTEKLYLLTGYAGTGKTTLLQIFIAGLREAGDDRKIVLSAFSNKATKVLATMADDWQLDVDAMTCCTLLGLRPVINEETGNQEFQPDRKQGSQVDRYRLIIVDECSMVNEELWRLLVNAVSNLYSSTQILFVGDPAQLPPVNEPESACFREILNKAELTEVVRYGGAIGVIAEDIRRNLERDRLPRFQTDVNRDRTEGCFVLPRSIWERLMLKAFTSDAYQFNPDQVRALAYTNRRVAHLNHKIRRAIYGPTALRFVPGERLIASNPCIDEESIILPTSAECEVIEARRTRDGEWPIWLLSVETDEGHFRNLRVLHESGESELKLKLDDLARNKNWMAFWDLKQYFHDVDYAYSLTIHKSQGSTFQDVFVDVPSMLANRNIIERNQLCYVALTRAAKRLFVYQ from the coding sequence ATGGTGCGACTACAAACTAGCCCCAACGATGTGGACGATAGCGCGATCGCCCTGACTGCCGAACAGGCCGAGGCGCTGGATGCCTTGCAAGCCTTTGTTACCAGCACCGAAAAGCTGTATTTGCTGACGGGCTACGCGGGCACGGGCAAAACGACCCTGCTGCAAATCTTCATCGCGGGTTTACGCGAGGCAGGGGACGATCGCAAGATTGTGCTGTCGGCTTTTAGTAACAAGGCGACTAAGGTACTCGCCACCATGGCCGATGACTGGCAACTCGACGTCGATGCCATGACTTGTTGCACCTTGTTGGGTCTGCGGCCTGTCATCAATGAGGAGACGGGCAATCAAGAATTTCAGCCCGATCGTAAGCAGGGTAGTCAGGTCGATCGCTACCGTCTGATCATTGTGGATGAATGCTCGATGGTGAATGAAGAACTGTGGCGCTTACTGGTGAACGCGGTTTCCAATCTCTACAGCAGTACGCAGATTTTGTTTGTGGGCGATCCGGCCCAACTGCCCCCGGTAAATGAGCCGGAATCCGCCTGCTTTCGCGAAATCCTCAACAAGGCGGAATTGACCGAAGTGGTGCGCTACGGCGGCGCGATCGGCGTGATTGCTGAAGACATTCGCCGCAATTTGGAGCGCGATCGCCTGCCCCGATTTCAAACGGATGTGAACCGCGATCGCACCGAGGGCTGCTTTGTGCTGCCGCGATCGATTTGGGAGCGCCTGATGCTCAAAGCGTTCACCAGTGATGCGTATCAGTTCAACCCCGATCAGGTGCGAGCGTTGGCCTATACCAACCGCCGCGTCGCCCACCTCAATCACAAAATTCGCCGCGCCATTTACGGCCCGACAGCCCTCCGCTTTGTGCCGGGGGAGCGCCTGATTGCCAGCAATCCCTGCATCGATGAGGAATCGATCATTTTGCCCACCTCTGCTGAATGTGAAGTCATCGAAGCCCGCCGCACTCGCGATGGCGAATGGCCCATCTGGCTGCTGTCAGTCGAAACGGATGAAGGCCACTTTCGGAACCTACGGGTACTGCACGAATCCGGCGAGAGTGAGCTGAAGCTAAAACTCGACGACCTGGCCCGCAATAAAAACTGGATGGCCTTTTGGGATCTCAAACAGTACTTTCACGATGTTGACTATGCCTACAGCCTCACCATCCACAAAAGCCAGGGCTCGACCTTTCAAGATGTATTTGTCGATGTGCCCTCCATGCTCGCCAACCGC
- a CDS encoding NAD(P)/FAD-dependent oxidoreductase → MTVQDVIIVGAGLAGLVCAQRLQHAGYQVCLLEKSRGLGGRLATRRINGVPLDHGARYLSNHGDRLQQLMAKWQSQGILAPWQPHSFALNAEGVLQAQPTRQSYFVAPAGMNAIGKQLAQGLTIYRQQRLVGLALTEQKTWQLTAEMATDQSLVEHHARAVVLALPAPQILPILAPLEAIATIQPLRQALATVTYAPIITVMAQYANPQPQGTEPLLCPPTDPWLVEGHPDTPLFWVGQDSSKRSTHEQSEETPLNAEINVVMHSSAAFAHNWFDLPDLQPIGRALLAQASEFIATWLHEPQSWQVHRWRYGLVETPCAEALLTTAQPLPLAACGDWCGSANLDTALESGWAAAEAIHTALGGEALPSFPTGLVNTASD, encoded by the coding sequence ATGACGGTACAGGATGTGATCATAGTCGGGGCAGGATTGGCGGGGTTGGTCTGTGCCCAGCGTTTGCAGCATGCCGGATACCAAGTTTGCCTGCTGGAAAAATCCCGGGGCTTGGGCGGGCGACTAGCCACCCGCCGCATTAATGGCGTGCCCCTTGACCATGGCGCTCGCTATCTGAGCAATCATGGCGATCGCCTGCAACAGCTCATGGCGAAGTGGCAGAGTCAAGGCATTTTGGCGCCATGGCAGCCCCACAGCTTTGCGCTAAATGCCGAGGGCGTCTTACAAGCTCAACCCACTCGCCAATCTTATTTTGTGGCTCCGGCTGGGATGAATGCGATTGGCAAACAGTTGGCCCAGGGGTTGACGATTTATCGTCAGCAGCGATTGGTGGGCTTAGCGCTGACTGAGCAGAAAACCTGGCAACTCACCGCTGAAATGGCGACGGATCAATCCCTGGTGGAACATCACGCTCGTGCGGTTGTGTTAGCGTTACCAGCTCCACAGATTTTGCCGATTTTGGCACCGCTGGAGGCGATCGCCACCATTCAACCCCTGCGGCAAGCTCTGGCAACTGTCACTTATGCGCCCATTATTACGGTGATGGCGCAGTACGCTAACCCCCAACCGCAAGGGACCGAGCCGTTGCTGTGCCCCCCGACTGATCCGTGGTTGGTCGAAGGGCATCCAGATACACCGCTGTTTTGGGTCGGTCAGGACAGTAGTAAGCGTTCTACCCATGAGCAGTCAGAGGAGACTCCGCTCAATGCTGAGATCAATGTCGTGATGCATAGCAGTGCGGCGTTTGCGCACAACTGGTTTGACTTGCCCGATTTGCAGCCCATTGGTCGTGCCCTGCTGGCCCAAGCCAGCGAATTCATTGCGACTTGGCTGCATGAACCGCAATCGTGGCAGGTGCATCGCTGGCGCTATGGGCTTGTTGAAACGCCCTGCGCCGAGGCTCTGCTGACCACCGCTCAACCACTGCCCCTAGCGGCCTGTGGTGATTGGTGCGGGTCAGCCAATTTAGATACCGCCTTGGAATCTGGCTGGGCTGCTGCTGAGGCCATTCACACCGCTCTAGGGGGTGAGGCGCTGCCCTCGTTTCCGACAGGCTTAGTGAATACCGCGAGTGATTGA